TGATCACGGTCACCTGGCTCGTATTGATCGTCAACGGAGTCTTGCTCTCCCTCGTGTTCCGCAGTCGTCTCCGGGACGACACCGCTCCCTGGACCGGACACCATCGAGTCCTTCCGTGATGATCCACGGGTGCTCAGGGTGGCTTCCCGCGCAGATGCAGTTGAGGGCACTCGTGAGCTGGTGTCCGAGCTGGCCGGTCTCATCGATGTGCTGCCGGCGATCAGCCTTGGCGTCGGGGCACTGTTCCTCGTGTCGGCCAACACCCTCGCCTGCCTCGACCGTGAGTCGGAGTTCGCTACGCTGCGCGCCATCGGCTACGGGCGCCGTCACGTGGCCACGATCGTGGGTATCGAGTCGCTGGGTAGGCCGTGATCGCCGTCGTGCTGTCGGGTCCAGCCGGTCTTCTGTTTGCTTGGCCCCTCCTGTGGAGGATCGGTCAAGCCTGGTTCCACGCTGCAATGGCGGCGAGCGCGTCGGATCATGCGCTCGTGGTCCCGGCACTCTTGCCGGCCGCCCTCGTCGAGGCCTTTTCGGCCCGTCGACTGCTTGGCGTCAACATCGCAGGTGTGGTGCGCGCCCGGTTCATCGGCTGACGGGGTCGTCGCGATCGGATCGCACTTCCCGCCAGGGCACGTCGATTCGATCCCGAAGGTGACGAGAAGGGCGCGCACCGTCGGTGACGAATGCGCCCTACGTGCTGTGACCGATGGATTCGTCGAGGTCGCCGCACCGCTGTCGTGAGCGAATGCGGTGTCGCACTCGACACAAGCCACGCAAGAGGTTGATCGACATGGAAGGCTTTCGGTCTGCGCTGAGTGGACGGCGATGGACACTCACGGATACCGGTTGGAGATCTGCGGATCTTGGGGTTCGAGTCCCTCCGGGCGTGCTGGCGAAACCCTGCTCCTGCGGGGGTTTCGCATGAGAGAGGCTCCTTGACCGTTTGACGTTTGGGAGTCGTGTTGTGGACGTCGGCGTCGGTTCGTCTGGCCCACGCTCAGCCTTGGTCGGCGAACCGGACGCGTTCTCTGAGCCACGATGCAGTCCAGGTCTCGTCGACCTCTCCGGCGGCGATGGCCAGCATCGCTTCCTCGGCCTGGTCCGATGACGGGTGGGTCGGGGTCCCAGGTGCCGTGGTTGAGGTCGATGAACTGGCCGGCGTCGCCCAAGCCGCCTGCTTGTTCCCGTCGGGGAGGGGATGGTTCCACGTCAGCCGACATACCAACACGGCGGCCGTGTCGTAGATATCTGGATAGAACTCCACGTCTCCGGACCCGGCCTGGGGGGCGTGCAACGCCGAGTCGGTCATATCGGAACGCGATCCTTTGGTGAGGGTGTCGGCGTCAACGCCCGTGACTTGTTCGGCCAGCCAGAAGTACTCGGCCAGTTGACGTATCGGGTCACCGGGCGAGGCGTTCCAACAGCTCTCGGTCGCGTTCAAGGAGCCGCTTGGCGCGGCTGGTGAAGTCCTCGTCTTGGCAGACCCGTTCGATCTCGGCTTTGAGGGCGTCGATGATCAAGGCGTTGACGCTGGTGCCCTTGACTCGGGCGACAGCTTCGGCATCGTCGGCGAGTTCTTCGGGGAGGCGGACGGTGGTTTGCTTGGCCATGACATCGCAATATCGCAATATCGCAACAATGCAACTGTGCAGACACCGGCGTCGCCGAAGAGGTATCGCTCATCAGCTCGCGCTCTCGATACGGCCCACCGCCGTGGTGCCGCGGTCGCTCTGGACGAGAGAGGGAGGACGAACTGGGAACATGGATGCGGGCTTCTTGGGAGCCATTCGCTGTGGACTGCTGCGGATGTGCGCGGACGTCAGAGGACATCAAGCCCTGGTAGGTGATGCTGCACGGACGGCTGTGGACGCCTGTGGACACCGCTTGGAGATCTACGGATCAGAAAGCTTGGGCCCGAACTCGGAGAGTTCGCCGAGTCCCGCCGGGCGTGGCACAGAAACCTCTGCGGTAGAGGCTGTCGCATGAGCGGCGTCAAGCACAATGTCCGGCATAGCGGGCCGCTATCAATGGTGTTCGATGTCGGGCCCAGATAGCGGTGCGTCGGTGGCGGTGGTTCTTGAACGTGCTGTGGACGAACGAGATGAGCTGCCATTGACCGGTGACGTCCTCGTAGTCTCGTCATAGGCACCGTCGGTATCCAAGCTTGTGTTCGATCCGGCCGAGGACCGGGCGGATGCTTCTCCCCGTTCCACCGTCACGATCAGCGAGCGCACGGCAGGCTCCCGCACCGCAACGCTGAGCCGCTATGCGGGAGCTTTCGCCCGGAGCTGTGTGACCAGCTTGTCGAGGAACTTCGATCGCAGCGGTTCGACCGCCATCGCCGCTTTCCACGGAGTCATCTGCTCGATCACCGACAGCGCATGAGAGACGGTTCGGCCCAGGCTGCTGCCGATGTTGTCGTACAGCAGATCGCCGAGCTTCCCCCGCTCGATCGCCATCATCGCGATCCGCTCCATCATGTCGGTCGGGATGTACGGTCGCTCTTTTCGTGGTTCCATGCCACGGGCCTCCCATCGACATGCGTCGTAGCAGACACCGCACCCGAGGCACCGATCCGGATCGACCACCGACCAGTTCCTCCTCAAGCCCTTGCCATGGGTGAGCACCACGTCGATGGCGTCGACCGGGCAGGCCTTGGCGCAGAGTCCACATCCACGGCACTTCGTGTGATCGACGGTCGCGAGCCAGTTCGACGGCACGATGCCGTCGTAGATGTTGTAGCGCTTGATCGAGCGCATCATCCCGCAGCAGCATCCGCAGCAGTTGCACAGGTACGAGATCTCTTCGCGAACGTTGTCGCCGGTCTGGGCGAGTCCCATCGCCTTGGCCTCATTGAGGATCTCTATCCCCTCATCGTTTGTGATGGGCTCCGCGATCCCGGCCCTGATCATGATCCGGGCCGAGTTGCCGAACGTCATGCATGTGCGGGTCGGAGCATCGCACGCCTCGCCGCGCAATCCGGCGTCGGTCCGGCACGGGCAGAGGCTCACGGCCACCGTCTCGGCGGTTCGCACTACCTCGGTGGCCCGCTCCCAATCGAGGATCTCGGTCCCCCCTTCGGGAAGGATCTCCTCGCGGACCAGGGATCGGCCGATCTGGGTGGTCTCCGTGAAGACACTTCGGACGAAATCCTCATCTTCGAAGAGAGCGTTGAACGCCTCGGCGTACTCCTCCATGGGTGCGTCGGGGCGCGGCCGCATGAAGGTGAACTCGTAGAAGCCGATCACCACCGGAGTCGCCACCACATAGCGCGTACCGTCTCGCTCGAAGTCGAGCAGGAGCCCACGTTCGGCCATCGACGTGATGTGACTACCGAGCTGTTCCGGGTCGGTTTCGAGCTTCTCGGCGAGTGTTGGCAGGCCGACCAGTTGGGGCAACTGCCGGGCGACGTGGGCATCTTCCGGTGTGAACAGGAGACGCAGAACGCGAAGCATCGCGTCGGAGCCGGGGGCACCGGTGACGTTGCGGTTGAGCCGTTCCTGCAACAGCCGGTACTCCTCGTCGACCGCGGCTTCCGAAATCGGCACCGCTTGGGCCACGAGCAGCCTCCGTCCTTGGTGGCACTCTCCTTCGAGCGTACACGGCGAGGGTCGTTGGCGCCAGACCTGGGCATCTCCGGCGATCATCCCGATCGATCACGAGATCCCGACTACCGTTCTCGGGGGACCTCGTCGTTCAGGACCGAGAGCACTCCCTGCGCTTGGCACATGGAAGGTTCATCGTGCGCTCCCTGAACCGGTGCTTCCGCGAGCATCGTGCGAGGTTGCTGAAGGCGAGCATCACCTCGTTACGTTTCTTCGCTCCGATGGTGCCGTCGCAAGAGCATCTGGCTTCTCGGCCGCGGTGGGAGCCAAGTTGGGAGCCTTTCGCTGTGGACTGCTGCGTACGCCCGTGGACACGGCTTGGAGATCTACGGATCAGAAGGTTGGGGGTTCGAGTCCCTCCGGGCATGCCACTGGGACCCTTGTGCGAGCGGGGATTTCGCTGTGAGCGGTTGATCGACGTTTGCCGGCGGGATGCGGTCCTGGAAGCCGTTGGCCCGTAGTCGGGAGCTCTCGGATCATCACAGCAAGGGAACTCCACCGCCCGCATCCGTCGATGACCGATCGGCCCGCCACCGGTTGTCAGGGAGCAATGATCTAGGCTTGGTTGCTCGCCCCCCGGAGAGGAGCAGGCGCGTGGCGGGCTGGCAGCCATCACCCGAGATTCAGGCTCTCTATGCGGATCATGTCGAGAGTCGGGCCGCGCTCGGCGTCGAGCGTGCGATTCACTACACGGAGTATTGGAAGAGCAAGGCAGGCAAACAAAGCTCCTCGTGCCTCCGGAACGCCGAAGCGCTGGCCTACCACCTGGAACGACGTTCGATCCGGATCTACCCGGGTGAGCTGATCGTCGGTTCCCATACGGAGCATCGGGTCGGCGCCATTTGTCACATCGAGAAGGCCGGCTTGTTCATGCTGGGGGATCTCTTCCGTTTCGAGAAGCGAGCGGTGAATCCACTCCGTTTGGAGCCGGGCGCCAAGAGAGCGCTCCTTCGCTCTCCGATTCCCTACTGGCTCAATCGCAATGTGGCCATGCGCTCCTTCCCGCTTCGCGAGAGGCTTGCGTACGCCAAAGACCAGCTCCGTGCCACGTCTTTCGTCATCAACGAGGCCGGAGGCGTGGCCCACTTCCTGCCCGACTACGAACAGCTCATCCGGCTCGGCACCGACGGCCTGCGGGCGAAGGTGCAGGAACGAATCGATCGGGGAGGGCTCGGTGCGGACGGGCTCGACTACCTCGAGGCAAGCCTCGTCGCCCTGACGGCAGTCGAACACTTCGCCGATCGGTACCGGGATGAGGCCCGGCACCAGGGACGAGACGACATCGTCGAGGTGCTCTCCCACGTCCCGCGCCGGCCGGCCCGGACCCTTCGGGAAGCGCTGCAATTGATCTGGTTGTTCCAACTGTTGATCCAGGTCGAGTCCCTCGATCAGGGCATCAGCCTCGGGCGCATGGACCAGTACCTGTATCCGCTCTTGTGTGAGGACAAGAAGGACCCCGGCTTCGACCCGGATCGGGTTCGTGACCTGTTTGCAGCCTTCTGCATCAAACTGTCGGAGATCGTCCCGCTCTTCTCCGAGCGCGTCACCGAGTACTTCGCCGGCCTGCCCACCGGGCAGGTCGTCACCGTCGGCGGTCTCGATGCCGATGGCAACGACTGCACCAACGAACTCACCTACCTGCTGCTGGATGTCATGGAGGGATTCAAGACCCGGCAACCCAACTGGCACGCCCGTATCGGCGCTCGGTCGGATGAAGCGTATGTGAAACGGGTTGTCGAAGTGGTGGCCGGTGGTGGGGGATCTCCGGCGCTCTACAACGACGACGCGATCATGCCCGCAATGGTCGAACGGGGAGTGGACGCTTCCAAAGTATGGAACTATGCGACGGTGGGTTGCGTGGAGCCGGCGCTGCAGGGAGAGAGTTTCACCTCCTCCGACGCGGCCATCTTCAACCTGGCGATCGGCCTCGAGCTTCTGCTGGGTGGCGGGCGTCGGCTGAAGCGGGGAGAGGTCCGTGAACGCCCCTGGTTACGCCAGATCCGATCCACGGCCGAGCTGCTGAAACAACTGGAAGAGCAGACCGACGAGCGAATCCTCGGGATGAAGCACTCGCTCGACGCCATCGAGAGGACCAACGCACGGTTCTTCCCAACTCCGCTGTCCTCGCTGACCGTCGGTGGGTGCATCGAGAACGCCACCGACTCCACTCGCGGCGGTGCCTGGTACAACGCCTCGGGGATCCAGGGGGTGGGCGTGGCCGACTTGGCGAACTCGCTCGCAGTAATCGAGAAGCTCGTCTTCCAGGATGAGAAGTGCACCTTGGAGGATCTCGCCAACGCCTGTGCGACAGACTTCGACGGCCAGGAGGCGTTGCGCGCCCGTGCCCTCAAGATCGCCGCCTTCGGCAACGACGACCCGCTGGTCGATGACCTGGCGAACGAAGTTGTCTCGATGTTCGATCGTTGCATCTCGCGGCACACCAACACACGCGGCGGACGCTGGATGCCGGGCTTCTACTCCATGACCTGCCACCAGGGTTTCGGCAAGCAGACGGCAGCTCTCCCGTCGGGCCGTCTCTCGGGACGTCCTCTGGCCGACGGTCTCGCACCGGTGGATGGCTCGGACCGGCTCGGCCCCACCGCCTCGCTCAACTCCGTGGCCAGGCTCGACCAGCGGCGCTTCGGCAACGGGATCAATCTCAATATCAAGTTCGACTCGGCAATGGTGGTGGGACGGAAAGGCCGCGTCGCCCTCGAAGCCCTGATCCGTGGCTACTTCGCCCAGGGCGGCATGCAACTCCAGATCAACGTACTCGATGTGGACATTCTGGAGCAGGCCATGCGGGATCCCGATAGCCACCGCAATCTGCTCGTGCGGATCTCGGGCTACTGCGCGTACTTCGTGGACCTCACCCCGGGCATGCAGCAGGAGTTGATCGACCGTACGCGACATCGGACGTGACGGAACCAACGGCCCCGGTCTTCGACGTTCAGCGTTTCTCGCTCCACGACGGCCCCGGTATCCGATCCCTGGTCTTCCTCAAGGGCTGTGCCCTGCACTGCCCCTGGTGCCAGAATCCGGAATCGCAGGCGGCCCAACCGGTCATTGCCTTTTATGAAGATCGCTGTGAGGAGAGCTTCGAGTGCGCCGCGGTCTGTCCCAACGGGTCGATCCGGCTCGAAGGTTTCCGGGTCGACTACGGGCGCTGCGACCGGTGTGCGCTCTGCGTCGACGCCTGTGCGTACGGCGCGCTCCGGTTGATCGGTGAGACCCTCACGCCGCAACAGCTCATGGCACGGCTACTGGCGGATCGGCCCTACTACGAGAGCTCCGGCGGCGGGGTCACCTTCACCGGTGGTGAGCCGACACTTCACCACCGCTTCATGAAGCGCGTGCTCGAGCTCTGTAAGGGGGCCGGGGTTCATACGAATCTCGAGACCGCCGGGACCTTCTCGTGGGAGACGTGGGAGGAGACGCTTCGCTTACTGGATCTGATCTACTTCGATCTCAAGATCCTCGATTCGCAACTCCACGAACGGCAACTCGGCGGCGGTTTCGACAGGATCATGGAGAACGCCGTGAAGCTCGTCGCCGACGGGTTTCCGGTGGAGTTCCGGATGGCGCTGATCCCGGGTTTCACGGATACGCAGGCCAACATCGAAGCCGTCGTCGAACTCCTTCACGTGTTGGGACGGAAAACCATCCACCTGCTCGCCTACCACAACATGGGGGAGGCGAAGATCGACATCATCCGGGGAAGGCAACCCAAGCTCGGTCTTGCGCGCTACTCCGACGAACGTTGGCACGAGTTACGGAAGACCTTCGAGCTGCGCGGCGTCGAGGTGCCGGGAGTTCACTGAGCAACGCAGTCTCGCCTCTCGACGGCGAGGTATCACCGCCCGATGCGATATCGGCTCTGCCGTCGCGACACGAGGAGTGGCGACACCTCATCCCGTTCGAGTGTTCTTCACTTCCGATGGTTCTGTCGCACGGGATCGAGCTTGCCTGCCACCAGCCTGGTCGTGGAGCGGTGCTCGGGGGCCGTCTCGGCACAGGCTCCGCTGGTGCGTACGGCATGCAGGCAGCGGTGAGGGCAGCAGCTTCGGCGACCGGAGATCCATCCCTCGATACCCGTACCTACACCGCTGGTGACCCGCGTCGACACCGTCGAGAGCAGCCTCTTCGAAGAGCACGGCTAGAGTATCCTCGAATTCCCGAGCCTCCAGGTTCGGGCGTCCTCGACAGAGCGAAGTCCGGTGTGAATCCGGCGCTGTCCCGCAACTGTGATGCCTCCTCGTGAGGATAAGCCAGGACGCCTCTCTCGATGGCGATGTGCCGAGTCCTCGGAGGAGGGACGACGCCATGGACCAAAGATTGACTCCTCC
This is a stretch of genomic DNA from Actinomycetota bacterium. It encodes these proteins:
- a CDS encoding 4Fe-4S dicluster domain-containing protein, encoding MIAGDAQVWRQRPSPCTLEGECHQGRRLLVAQAVPISEAAVDEEYRLLQERLNRNVTGAPGSDAMLRVLRLLFTPEDAHVARQLPQLVGLPTLAEKLETDPEQLGSHITSMAERGLLLDFERDGTRYVVATPVVIGFYEFTFMRPRPDAPMEEYAEAFNALFEDEDFVRSVFTETTQIGRSLVREEILPEGGTEILDWERATEVVRTAETVAVSLCPCRTDAGLRGEACDAPTRTCMTFGNSARIMIRAGIAEPITNDEGIEILNEAKAMGLAQTGDNVREEISYLCNCCGCCCGMMRSIKRYNIYDGIVPSNWLATVDHTKCRGCGLCAKACPVDAIDVVLTHGKGLRRNWSVVDPDRCLGCGVCYDACRWEARGMEPRKERPYIPTDMMERIAMMAIERGKLGDLLYDNIGSSLGRTVSHALSVIEQMTPWKAAMAVEPLRSKFLDKLVTQLRAKAPA
- a CDS encoding glycyl-radical enzyme activating protein encodes the protein MTEPTAPVFDVQRFSLHDGPGIRSLVFLKGCALHCPWCQNPESQAAQPVIAFYEDRCEESFECAAVCPNGSIRLEGFRVDYGRCDRCALCVDACAYGALRLIGETLTPQQLMARLLADRPYYESSGGGVTFTGGEPTLHHRFMKRVLELCKGAGVHTNLETAGTFSWETWEETLRLLDLIYFDLKILDSQLHERQLGGGFDRIMENAVKLVADGFPVEFRMALIPGFTDTQANIEAVVELLHVLGRKTIHLLAYHNMGEAKIDIIRGRQPKLGLARYSDERWHELRKTFELRGVEVPGVH
- a CDS encoding formate acetyltransferase, whose protein sequence is MAGWQPSPEIQALYADHVESRAALGVERAIHYTEYWKSKAGKQSSSCLRNAEALAYHLERRSIRIYPGELIVGSHTEHRVGAICHIEKAGLFMLGDLFRFEKRAVNPLRLEPGAKRALLRSPIPYWLNRNVAMRSFPLRERLAYAKDQLRATSFVINEAGGVAHFLPDYEQLIRLGTDGLRAKVQERIDRGGLGADGLDYLEASLVALTAVEHFADRYRDEARHQGRDDIVEVLSHVPRRPARTLREALQLIWLFQLLIQVESLDQGISLGRMDQYLYPLLCEDKKDPGFDPDRVRDLFAAFCIKLSEIVPLFSERVTEYFAGLPTGQVVTVGGLDADGNDCTNELTYLLLDVMEGFKTRQPNWHARIGARSDEAYVKRVVEVVAGGGGSPALYNDDAIMPAMVERGVDASKVWNYATVGCVEPALQGESFTSSDAAIFNLAIGLELLLGGGRRLKRGEVRERPWLRQIRSTAELLKQLEEQTDERILGMKHSLDAIERTNARFFPTPLSSLTVGGCIENATDSTRGGAWYNASGIQGVGVADLANSLAVIEKLVFQDEKCTLEDLANACATDFDGQEALRARALKIAAFGNDDPLVDDLANEVVSMFDRCISRHTNTRGGRWMPGFYSMTCHQGFGKQTAALPSGRLSGRPLADGLAPVDGSDRLGPTASLNSVARLDQRRFGNGINLNIKFDSAMVVGRKGRVALEALIRGYFAQGGMQLQINVLDVDILEQAMRDPDSHRNLLVRISGYCAYFVDLTPGMQQELIDRTRHRT